A portion of the Desulfovibrio desulfuricans genome contains these proteins:
- a CDS encoding LysR family transcriptional regulator, with translation MSRPDLNLLLALDALLDEGSVIGAARRMNLSSPAMSRTLSRIRDALGDPVFVQVGRKLIPTPKALALREQVRMAVEQAAQVFSSNAEIDLKSLERRFNVRATDEFVSMHLGHLLGIMATDMPRAMLRFSPEEDDVDEEALRNGRIDLFISGSRKMGPEIRVQSLFTTTYVSVARANHPVFDDEITPERLARWEHINVSRRGKSVGPVDAALEEQGLRRHVGLVVPNPYTALFALQDSDLLLILPKNLASSALAAGLHIRLFELPVPLETVLLTQAWHPRLENDPAHQWLRRTIHALCNGNAAQTARQAK, from the coding sequence ATGTCGCGTCCGGATTTAAATTTGCTTTTGGCCTTAGATGCGTTGCTGGATGAGGGAAGCGTCATTGGCGCAGCCCGTCGCATGAATTTGAGCTCCCCCGCGATGAGCCGCACCTTGAGCCGGATTCGGGACGCGCTGGGTGACCCCGTATTTGTTCAGGTCGGCCGAAAGCTCATCCCAACACCTAAAGCGCTCGCTCTGCGCGAGCAGGTGCGCATGGCGGTCGAGCAGGCTGCGCAGGTTTTTTCATCCAACGCTGAGATCGATCTGAAATCGCTGGAGAGGCGCTTTAATGTCCGCGCCACCGATGAATTTGTAAGCATGCATCTGGGGCATCTGTTGGGAATTATGGCAACGGATATGCCCCGCGCCATGTTGCGTTTTTCGCCGGAAGAGGATGACGTGGACGAGGAGGCGCTGCGCAATGGCCGCATTGACCTGTTCATCAGCGGTTCACGCAAGATGGGGCCGGAGATTCGCGTGCAATCGCTGTTCACCACGACTTACGTCAGCGTTGCCCGAGCAAATCATCCGGTTTTTGACGACGAAATTACCCCCGAGCGCCTCGCCCGCTGGGAGCATATCAACGTTTCTCGGCGCGGAAAGTCCGTTGGGCCCGTGGATGCAGCGCTGGAAGAACAGGGGCTGCGTCGTCATGTTGGCCTTGTCGTGCCGAATCCGTACACGGCATTGTTCGCGCTGCAGGATTCTGACCTGTTGCTGATCTTGCCCAAAAATCTGGCCAGCAGCGCGCTTGCCGCAGGTTTGCACATCCGCCTGTTCGAGCTGCCGGTTCCATTGGAAACAGTGCTGCTGACGCAGGCCTGGCACCCCCGGTTGGAGAACGATCCTGCCCATCAATGGCTGCGGCGTACAATCCACGCCCTCTGCAACGGCAATGCTGCGCAGACGGCCAGACAAGCAAAATAG